A genomic window from Gossypium hirsutum isolate 1008001.06 chromosome D10, Gossypium_hirsutum_v2.1, whole genome shotgun sequence includes:
- the LOC107916365 gene encoding DEAD-box ATP-dependent RNA helicase 20: protein MSRYDSRSGDPTSYRDRRSDSGFGGASAYGGSGRSLSSRKDYDAAEPPRKLDLDGLTPFEKNFYVESPSVAAMSEMEVEEYRQRREITVEGRDVPKPVKSFADVGFPDYVLQEVSKAGFVEPTAIQAQGWPMALKGRDLIGIAETGSGKTLAYLLPAIVHVNAQPILAPGDGPIVLVLAPTRELAVQIQQEAAKFGASSRIKNTCIYGGVPKGPQVRDLQKGVEIVIATPGRLIDMLDSHHTNLRRVTYLVLDEADRMLDMGFEPQIRKIVSQIRPDRQTLYWSATWPKEVEQLARQFLYNPYKVIIGSADLKANHAICQHVDIVSESQKYNKLVKLLEDIMDGSRILIFMDTKKGCDQITRQLRMDGWPALSIHGDKSQAERDWVLSEFKAGKSPIMTATDVAARGLDVKDVKYVINYDFPGSLEDYVHRIGRTGRAGAKGTAYTFFTAANARFAKELIAILKEAGQKVSPELAAMGRGAPPPPSGHGGFRDRGKGYGGTRPWN, encoded by the exons ATGAGTCGATATGATAGCCGCTCCGGCGATCCCACCTCCTACCGTGACCGTAGAAG TGACTCAGGGTTTGGTGGGGCTTCAGCATATGGTGGTTCAGGGCGGTCCTTGTCAAGCAGAAAGGACTATGATGCTGCTGAACCACCTAGGAAGTTGGATTTGGATGGCTTGACAccatttgaaaagaatttttatGTTGAATCTCCTTCTGTGGCGGCAATGTCTGAGATGGAGGTGGAGGAATATCGGCAGCGGAGGGAAATTACAGTTGAAGGTCGTGATGTTCCAAAGCCTGTGAAGAGTTTTGCTGATGTGGGATTTCCAG ACTATGTACTGCAAGAAGTCTCGAAAGCAGGGTTTGTTGAACCAACAGCCATACAAGCTCAAGGCTGGCCAATGGCTTTAAAGGGTCGTGATCTTATTGGTATTGCTGAAACAGGATCAGGGAAGACTCTTGCCTATTTATTGCCTGCAATTGTTCATGTCAACGCACAGCCaattttag CTCCTGGAGATGGTCCAATTGTATTAGTATTAGCTCCCACACGTGAACTTGCGGTTCAAATACAACAGGAGGCTGCTAAGTTTGGTGCGTCATCAAGGATCAAGAATACATGCATATATGGTGGGGTTCCAAAGGGACCTCAAGTGCGTGATCTCCAGAAAG GTGTTGAGATTGTTATTGCTACACCAGGAAGGTTAATAGATATGTTGGATTCACATCACACAAATTTGCGAAGAGTTACTTATTTAGTCTTGGATGAGGCAGATCGGATGTTAGATATGGGGTTTGAGCCTCAGATACGAAAAATTGTTTCTCAG ATCCGTCCTGATCGTCAAACTTTATACTGGAGTGCAACTTGGCCAAAGGAGGTTGAACAATTGGCAAGGCAGTTTCTTTACAATCCGTACAAA GTGATAATTGGATCTGCGGATTTAAAAGCTAACCATGCAATTTGCCAACATGTTGACATTGTTTCGGAGAGTCAGAAATATAACAA ATTGGTGAAGCTGCTGGAGGATATCATGGATGGCAGCAGAATTTTGATTTTCATGGATACCAAGAAAGGCTGTGACCAAATCACCAGGCAACTTCGCATGGATGGTTGGCCGGCTCTCTCAATTCATGGAGATAAAAGTCAAGCAGAAAGGGATTGGGTCCTTTCAGAGTTTAAAGCTGGCAAGAGCCCTATAATGACTGCAACAGATGTTGCAGCTCGTGGCTTAG ATGTGAAAGATGTCAAATATGTAATCAATTATGACTTCCCGGGTTCTCTTGAGGATTATGTTCATCGCATTGGTCGAACTGGAAGGGCGGGGGCAAAAGGAACTGCCTACACTTTCTTCACAGCTGCAAATGCCAGATTTGCAAAAGAACTTATTGCCATACTTAAGGAAGCTGGACAAAAGGTCAGTCCTGAATTGGCAGCAATGGGACGTGGTGCACCTCCTCCCCCATCAG GACATGGTGGTTTCCGAGACCGAGGTAAAGGTTATGGGGGCACCCGCCCTTGGAATTGA
- the LOC107915987 gene encoding cysteine-rich repeat secretory protein 38 codes for MSSSIVYLLSLAFLLQTAFGADPLFHICSNSGNFSAYNDPYEANLNVLTGYLSIQAPPSGFGLGSIGQNPNQAYGLALCRGDVSTPDCKTCVVEAGSEIRKRCPYDKGAIIWYDNCLFKYSNMEFFGHVDNQNKLYMWNLNNVSEPQSFNAKTKELLSELATQAYSNPKMYAAGEMELYGSKKLYGLTQCTRDLSSTECKKCLDDIIGELPSCCDGKGGGRIVGGSCNFRYEIYPFANA; via the coding sequence ATGTCTTCTTCCATTGTTTATCTATTAAGCCTTGCTTTCCTTCTCCAAACAGCTTTCGGAGCTGATCCTCTCTTCCATATTTGTTCCAACTCTGGGAATTTCTCCGCCTACAATGATCCTTATGAAGCCAACTTAAATGTGCTCACTGGCTACCTCTCCATTCAAGCTCCTCCTTCAGGATTCGGCCTCGGTTCCATAGGTCAAAACCCCAACCAAGCTTATGGCCTTGCACTTTGTAGAGGCGATGTGTCGACCCCGGACTGTAAAACCTGTGTTGTGGAAGCAGGCAGTGAAATACGGAAACGCTGCCCTTACGACAAAGGTGCAATCATTTGGTACGATAACTGTCTTTTCAAGTACTCAAACATGGAGTTCTTTGGCCATGTTGATAACCAAAACAAGTTGTACATGTGGAACTTGAACAACGTGAGTGAACCCCAGTCGTTCAATGCGAAGACCAAGGAACTGCTGAGCGAGTTGGCTACCCAAGCTTATTCAAATCCCAAAATGTATGCTGCTGGAGAGATGGAACTGTACGGATCGAAGAAACTTTACGGGTTGACTCAGTGCACCAGGGACCTTTCTAGCACTGAGTGTAAGAAATGTCTTGACGACATAATCGGCGAGCTTCCGAGCTGTTGTGACGGGAAAGGAGGAGGAAGAATAGTTGGTGGGAGTTGTAACTTTAGATATGAAATATACCCTTTTGCCAATGCTTAA
- the LOC107916366 gene encoding uncharacterized protein — MAILTWTPPSPVAVTASWDTQQRPSYNPNAPRKLKPTPNLKPSPPITLPTRTDPSVFDILKRPTQEVTPVKVDLDDTYLGYERWLPTPPKVEKPRSVFNAATLAYIGDCIYELYARRHFLYPPLNIEEYNDRVTSVVRCEAQDALLQELLNVSFLSNTERDVLRWGKNINSAKTRTKKRAGVAVYNRASSLETLIGYLYLTNVNRLEKLMVRLGFSTGASAEMILKEINGAKPVQ; from the exons ATGGCAATTCTGACCTGGACACCACCATCTCCAGTGGCGGTTACCGCTTCATGGGACACCCAGCAAAGGCCATCTTACAACCCCAACGCTCCACGCAAGCTAAAACCCACCCCCAACCTTAAACCGTCACCGCCAATCACCCTCCCCACCCGCACCGACCCTTCGGTTTTCGATATCCTCAAGCGTCCCACTCAAG AAGTAACGCCCGTAAAGGTAGATTTGGATGACACTTATTTGGGTTATGAGAGATGGTTACCCACCCCACCTAAAGTGGAGAAGCCTCGATCGGTTTTCAATGCTGCCACATTAGCCTATATTGGTGATTGCATTTACGAG CTATATGCGCGTAGACATTTTCTGTACCCTCCTCTAAATATTGAAGAGTATAACGATCGTGTGACATCGGTAGTACGCTGTGAGGCGCAA GATGCATTGCTACAGGAACTTCTTAATGTTAGTTTCTTATCGAACACTGAAAG GGATGTTCTTCGATGGGGAAAGAACATTAATTCTGCTAAAACACGGACAAAAAAGCGTGCTGGTGTGGCAGTTTATAATAGAGCATCTTCACTCGAAACACTG ATTGGATATCTCTACCTTACAAATGTAAACCGTTTGGAAAAACTCATGGTAAGGCTTGGATTTTCCACTGGTGCATCTGCAGAGATGATACTGAAggaaataaatg GTGCAAAACCAGTGCAGTAG
- the LOC107916364 gene encoding uncharacterized protein, translated as MSQGPKLYDNKPKKAQLKQFQHHQKGKEFPSTSSGAASYTMGQPPPPPPQPPKESFARRYKFLWPLLLAVNFTVGAYLFMRTKKKDTNLAEEDVDLSPPVSTTPVTAPPVTETPSPVSSITQPLKLPEPIPESQQRELFKYILEEKRKVKPKDPEEKKRLDEEKAILKQFIRAKSIPQL; from the exons ATGAGCCAAGGTCCAAAGCTCTACGACAACAAACCTAAAAAAG CTCAATTGAAACAATTTCAACACCATCAAAAAGGAAAGGAATTTCCTTCAACATCATCAGGTGCAGCATCATATACAATGGGTCAGCCGCCGCCGCCACCACCTCAGCCTCCGAAGGAATCGTTTGCAAGGCGTTACAAGTTTCTTTGGCCCCTTCTCTTGGCTGTCAACTTTACTGTCGGAG CTTATCTTTTCATGAGAACGAAGAAAAAGGACACGAACTTAGCAGAAGAAGATGTTGATTTGAGTCCTCCTGTATCAACTACACCTGTCACTGCACCTCCGGTTACTGAAACCCCATCACCTGTATCATCCATCACACAGCCTTTGAAGTTGCCTGAACCGATTCCGGAGAGCCAACAGCGTGAACTTTTTAAGTATATATTGGAAGAGAAGAGGAAAGTGAAACCAAAAGATCCCGAGGAGAAGAAGCGGCTGGACGAAGAGAAAGCTATACTCAAACAATttatccgagctaaatccatacCACAGTTATGA
- the LOC107915997 gene encoding cysteine-rich repeat secretory protein 38, whose protein sequence is MSSSIVYLLSLAFLLQTAFGADPLFHVCSNSGNFSAYNDPYEANLNVLTGYLSIQAPPSGFGLGSIGQNPNQAYGLALCRGDVSTPDCKTCVVEAGSEIRKRCPYDKGAIIWYDNCLFKYSNMEFFGHVDNQNKLYMWNLNNVSEPQSFNAKTKELLSELATQAYSNPKMYAAGEMELYGSKKLYGLTQCTRDLSSTECKKCLDGIIGELPSCCDGKEGGRVVGGSCNFRYEIYPFLNA, encoded by the coding sequence ATGTCTTCTTCCATTGTTTATCTATTAAGCCTTGCTTTCCTTCTCCAAACAGCTTTCGGAGCTGACCCTCTCTTCCATGTTTGTTCCAATTCTGGGAATTTCTCCGCCTACAATGATCCTTATGAAGCCAACTTAAATGTGCTCACTGGCTACCTCTCCATTCAAGCTCCTCCTTCAGGATTCGGCCTCGGTTCCATAGGTCAAAACCCCAACCAAGCTTATGGCCTCGCACTTTGTAGGGGCGATGTGTCGACCCCGGACTGTAAAACCTGTGTTGTGGAAGCAGGCAGTGAAATACGGAAACGCTGCCCTTACGACAAAGGTGCAATCATTTGGTACGATAACTGTCTTTTCAAGTACTCAAACATGGAGTTCTTTGGCCATGTTGATAACCAAAACAAGTTGTACATGTGGAACTTGAACAACGTGAGTGAACCCCAGTCGTTCAATGCGAAGACCAAGGAACTGCTGAGCGAGTTGGCTACCCAAGCTTATTCAAATCCCAAAATGTATGCTGCTGGAGAGATGGAACTGTACGGATCGAAGAAACTTTACGGGTTGACTCAGTGCACCAGGGACCTTTCCAGCACTGAGTGTAAGAAGTGCCTTGATGGCATAATCGGGGAGCTCCCGAGCTGCTGCGATGGCAAAGAAGGAGGAAGAGTGGTTGGTGGGAGTTGTAACTTTAGATATGAAATTTACCCTTTCCTTAATGCTTAA
- the LOC107916368 gene encoding cysteine-rich repeat secretory protein 38 produces MSCSRIASFVYLLTLASLLQTAFGLFHNCSDTGSFSAGDPYEANLNQVIEYLSSQTPSSGFGRHAIGQNPNRVFGLALCRGDVSSEDCKTCVVRAGNEIRQQCPYKKGAITWYDYCLVKYSNIRFFGQIDNQNKFNVWNPNKASEAFSRQSEGLLSLLANEASADPSSFYANGEILVRGSAKIYGMTQCTRDLSISDCKKCLDGLIDEFPKCCNRLEGGRVFSGSCYFRFENFPFLKA; encoded by the coding sequence aTGTCTTGTTCAAGAATTGCCTcctttgtttatcttctaaccctTGCTTCTCTTCTCCAAACAGCTTTTGGACTCTTCCATAATTGTTCCGACACTGGAAGTTTCTCCGCTGGCGATCCTTATGAAGCCAACTTAAACCAAGTCATTGAGTACCTCTCCAGTCAAACTCCTTCATCAGGGTTCGGGCGCCATGCCATAGGTCAAAACCCAAACCGAGTATTTGGGCTGGCACTTTGCAGAGGCGATGTGAGTAGCGAAGATTGTAAAACCTGCGTTGTTAGGGCAGGCAATGAAATACGTCAACAATGCCCCTACAAGAAAGGCGCAATCACCTGGTATGATTATTGCCTTGTCAAGTATTCAAACATTAGATTCTTCGGCCAGATTGATAACCAAAACAAGTTCAACGTGTGGAACCCGAATAAGGCATCCGAGGCATTTAGTCGGCAGAGCGAGGGATTGCTGAGTTTATTGGCTAATGAAGCTTCTGCAGATCCCAGTTCATTTTACGCCAATGGAGAGATTCTGGTGCGCGGGTCAGCGAAAATTTATGGGATGACTCAGTGCACCAGGGACCTTTCAATCTCTGACTGTAAGAAGTGCCTTGACGGCTTAATCGACGAGTTTCCCAAATGCTGTAATCGGTTAGAAGGAGGTAGAGTATTTAGTGGCAGCTGTTACTTCAGATTTGAAAATTTCCCTTTCTTGAAGGCTTAA